The proteins below are encoded in one region of Nilaparvata lugens isolate BPH chromosome X, ASM1435652v1, whole genome shotgun sequence:
- the LOC120354566 gene encoding uncharacterized protein LOC120354566 — protein MSIATAKKLQEVSRLMSSFPSDLNCFLANHGINWKFIPPYALHYGGLWEAAVKSAKNLLHRCIGDAPLNYEEYTTIFTRIESILNSRMLTELSSQPTEATTVLTHGHFLVGGPLNAPPQPIESKATRHPPLETSKSDDSTFLELLV, from the coding sequence ATGTCCATAGCCACTGCTAAAAAGCTACAAGAAGTGTCAAGGCTCATGAGTTCGTTTCCCTCAGATTTGAATTGTTTTCTGGCAAACCAtggaataaattggaaatttattccCCCCTATGCTCTGCATTATGGAGGCCTCTGGGAGGCCGCCGTCAAGTCAGCCAAGAATCTGCTACACCGCTGTATAGGTGATGCACCCCTCAATTATGAAGAATACACCACCATTTTCACACGAATAGAAAGCATCTTGAACAGCCGCATGCTCACCGAATTGTCCTCACAGCCTACTGAAGCCACCACAGTCCTGACTCACGGTCATTTCCTGGTTGGTGGACCTCTTAACGCGCCGCCACAGCCTATTGAGAGTAAAGCCACTCGTCACCCACCATTGGAGACATCTAAATCAGATGACTCAACATTTCTGGAGCTGCTGGTCTAA